A section of the Elizabethkingia anophelis R26 genome encodes:
- the gcvP gene encoding aminomethyl-transferring glycine dehydrogenase, with protein sequence MNTQQFVNRHISMSEKDKSEMLQKIGVGSVEELISQTIPQQIRLNKDLDISPALSEYEMLQHSKALASQNAQFDNYIGYGYHDTILPPAIQRNIFENPGWYTAYTPYQAEIAQGRLEALLNYQTVMAELTGLPLSNASLLDESTAAAEAMHMFFANRTKEQKKGNVNKFFISDLVMPQTIAVLTTKASGLDIEIVVGNHETMQLDNTFYGALLQYPGKNGVVVDYTDLISTYKTLAIQVAVACDPLALVKLKSPAEMGADCAVGTSQRFGIPMGYGGPHAAFFTCKEDYKRDIPGRIIGVSQDMYGKPALRMALQTREQHIKRERATSNICTAQVLLAVMAGMYAVYHGPKGLEFIANQVHYKANTLRGALEKLGYEVVKHPIFDTVKFKLSEEDKHKLKTQLEEAGINLNYFTPEFVSASLNETSTLVKLQSLVDELAKFKGAETFVIEIKEECSIPESLVRRHEVLKDEVFNSYHTETALMRYIKKLERKDLSLTHSMISLGSCTMKLNAAAEMLPLSWGEWGSVHPFVPKGQALGYQQLIEELERDLAEITGFAATSLQPNSGAQGEYAGLMVIREYHRSRGDFHRNVVVIPQSAHGTNPASAAMAGMKVVVVKNLENGEIDFEDLKLKVEQNKENLSAIMITYPSTYGFFDVNVKEITQLIHDNGGQVYMDGANMNAQVGFTSPGNIGADVCHLNLHKTFAIPHGGGGPGVGPICVAEHLVPFLPSNPNIKTGGEKAIDAISAAPYGSSLILNISYAYIKMLGAHGLKKATEHAILNANYLKNILKEHYPILYSNQNDRVAHECIVDFRQFKSLGIEVADIAKRLMDYGFHAPTVSFPVAGTLMIEPTESESKAEIDRFAEALISIRKEIDEIAEGVADAENNVLKNAPHTMELVISDAWDKPYAREKAAYPLEWVRDNKFFATVSRIDEAYGDRNLICTCTPIEAYM encoded by the coding sequence ATGAACACACAACAGTTTGTCAATCGCCATATTAGCATGAGCGAAAAAGACAAATCCGAAATGTTACAAAAAATTGGTGTAGGGAGTGTTGAAGAACTAATTTCACAAACAATTCCGCAGCAGATTCGTTTAAACAAAGATTTGGATATTTCTCCGGCGCTTTCAGAGTACGAAATGTTGCAGCATTCTAAAGCTTTAGCTAGTCAGAATGCACAATTCGATAACTATATCGGTTACGGATACCATGATACTATTTTACCACCGGCTATTCAGAGAAATATTTTCGAAAATCCGGGATGGTATACAGCATATACGCCATATCAGGCTGAGATAGCACAGGGGCGTCTTGAGGCACTTCTTAACTATCAGACTGTAATGGCTGAACTAACAGGATTACCATTATCCAATGCATCTTTGTTAGATGAAAGTACAGCGGCAGCAGAAGCAATGCACATGTTCTTTGCAAACAGAACAAAAGAACAGAAGAAAGGAAATGTAAACAAATTCTTCATTTCGGATCTTGTAATGCCACAAACTATTGCAGTTCTTACAACAAAAGCTTCAGGATTAGATATTGAAATCGTGGTGGGAAATCACGAGACAATGCAGCTAGATAATACATTCTATGGTGCATTGCTTCAGTACCCTGGTAAAAACGGAGTAGTTGTAGATTATACAGATCTTATTTCTACATACAAAACTCTTGCTATACAGGTTGCTGTTGCTTGTGATCCGTTAGCTTTGGTTAAATTAAAATCTCCTGCTGAAATGGGAGCTGATTGTGCTGTTGGTACATCTCAGCGTTTCGGTATTCCTATGGGATACGGAGGTCCTCATGCAGCGTTCTTTACTTGTAAAGAAGATTATAAGAGAGATATTCCGGGAAGAATTATTGGTGTTTCCCAGGATATGTATGGTAAGCCGGCATTAAGAATGGCTTTACAAACCAGAGAGCAGCATATTAAGCGCGAAAGAGCAACATCTAACATTTGTACTGCACAGGTTTTACTAGCTGTAATGGCAGGTATGTATGCTGTTTACCATGGACCAAAAGGATTAGAGTTTATTGCTAATCAGGTACATTATAAAGCGAATACTTTACGCGGAGCTTTAGAGAAATTAGGATATGAAGTTGTAAAGCACCCTATTTTTGATACAGTTAAATTCAAATTATCTGAAGAAGATAAACATAAATTAAAAACTCAGCTGGAAGAAGCAGGAATTAACCTGAACTACTTTACACCTGAATTTGTAAGTGCTTCATTAAACGAAACATCTACTTTGGTTAAGTTGCAATCATTAGTAGATGAATTAGCAAAATTCAAAGGTGCTGAGACATTTGTAATTGAAATCAAAGAAGAATGTTCTATTCCTGAGAGCTTGGTAAGAAGACATGAAGTGCTTAAAGATGAAGTTTTCAATAGCTACCATACAGAAACAGCATTAATGCGTTATATCAAAAAATTAGAAAGAAAAGACCTTTCTTTAACGCATTCTATGATTTCTTTAGGATCTTGTACAATGAAGTTGAATGCAGCAGCAGAGATGCTTCCGCTTTCATGGGGTGAATGGGGATCTGTTCATCCATTTGTACCAAAGGGTCAAGCTTTAGGTTATCAACAGCTAATTGAGGAATTGGAAAGAGATCTTGCTGAAATTACAGGATTCGCTGCTACTTCACTTCAGCCCAATTCAGGAGCTCAGGGTGAATATGCCGGATTAATGGTTATCCGCGAATACCACAGATCCAGAGGAGATTTCCACAGAAATGTTGTTGTAATTCCTCAGTCTGCTCACGGTACTAACCCGGCATCAGCTGCTATGGCAGGTATGAAGGTTGTAGTAGTGAAAAATCTTGAAAACGGAGAAATTGATTTTGAAGATTTAAAACTGAAAGTAGAGCAGAATAAAGAGAATTTATCTGCAATTATGATTACATATCCTTCTACTTATGGATTCTTTGATGTAAACGTAAAAGAGATTACCCAACTTATCCATGATAATGGTGGGCAGGTATATATGGATGGTGCAAATATGAATGCTCAGGTAGGATTTACAAGTCCGGGAAATATTGGAGCAGATGTTTGTCACCTGAACTTACATAAGACATTTGCTATTCCACACGGAGGAGGAGGACCTGGTGTTGGTCCGATTTGTGTGGCTGAACACTTAGTACCATTCCTTCCTTCTAACCCTAATATTAAAACAGGAGGAGAGAAAGCAATTGATGCGATTTCTGCAGCACCTTATGGTTCTTCTTTAATTTTGAATATATCTTATGCATATATCAAAATGTTGGGAGCTCATGGTCTTAAAAAAGCTACAGAGCACGCAATTCTTAATGCAAACTACCTTAAAAATATTTTAAAGGAGCATTACCCAATCCTTTACAGCAATCAAAACGACAGAGTAGCTCACGAATGTATTGTAGATTTCAGACAGTTTAAATCTTTAGGAATTGAAGTTGCAGATATAGCTAAACGTCTTATGGATTATGGATTCCATGCACCTACAGTTTCATTCCCGGTAGCAGGTACTCTAATGATAGAGCCTACTGAAAGTGAGAGTAAAGCTGAAATAGACCGTTTTGCTGAAGCATTAATCT
- a CDS encoding phosphatase PAP2 family protein has protein sequence MIEKLSSFISNLFNPVFSFLFFLLYYAFSTMENGEAWLLIGKAILIFAVPILGYIYYNVKKGKFTNMDVSNRKQRNSLYYYIIALLLLFIVVNLIIGKAIPAAFYYLTGLLCAMMLSNFWIKSSMHTALNFFVAALFYQVSPALGFIWGGLTVIIAITRLILKRHTLSEVFSGAVIGIIFSIAFVCWN, from the coding sequence ATGATCGAAAAGCTTTCTTCTTTTATTTCCAACTTATTTAACCCTGTATTTTCGTTTTTATTCTTTCTTTTATATTATGCATTCAGTACAATGGAGAATGGGGAAGCATGGTTATTGATAGGGAAAGCTATCCTCATCTTTGCAGTGCCTATATTAGGGTACATCTACTATAATGTAAAGAAGGGGAAGTTTACGAATATGGATGTTTCCAACAGAAAGCAAAGAAATAGTCTCTACTACTATATCATCGCTTTATTACTATTATTTATTGTAGTAAATCTTATTATAGGGAAAGCTATTCCTGCTGCTTTTTATTACCTTACAGGACTTTTATGCGCAATGATGCTGAGCAACTTCTGGATTAAAAGTTCTATGCATACTGCTCTTAATTTCTTTGTTGCAGCACTTTTTTACCAGGTTTCTCCTGCTTTAGGATTTATATGGGGCGGGCTTACTGTAATCATTGCTATCACGAGACTCATCCTGAAAAGACATACGCTGAGCGAGGTATTTTCAGGTGCTGTTATCGGAATAATCTTTTCTATAGCTTTTGTTTGTTGGAATTAA
- a CDS encoding BlaI/MecI/CopY family transcriptional regulator: MKSLTPAEETLMHALWTIERGFLKDIMEAYPEPKPHHNTVATVLKILVEKGFLKVKPFGRLHRYEVKVSKEQYYQQLLRLFIEEYYQASPELLLAEMIRLELLTDQHLKPYTKTNVTTESVSVKEEESKKSKPEKEKKKKKEKSKKKKAEKNQ, encoded by the coding sequence ATGAAGAGCCTTACTCCGGCAGAGGAAACGCTAATGCATGCGTTATGGACAATAGAAAGAGGGTTTCTTAAGGATATTATGGAAGCATATCCGGAGCCTAAACCACATCACAATACAGTAGCAACAGTATTGAAAATATTGGTTGAAAAAGGATTTTTGAAAGTAAAACCTTTTGGCAGACTTCACCGTTATGAAGTAAAAGTTTCTAAAGAACAATACTACCAACAATTACTAAGGTTGTTTATTGAAGAATACTATCAGGCTTCTCCGGAGCTTTTACTGGCTGAAATGATCAGATTAGAGCTTTTAACAGATCAGCATCTAAAACCATATACTAAGACAAATGTTACCACTGAGTCCGTTTCTGTAAAAGAAGAGGAATCTAAAAAATCAAAACCAGAGAAAGAAAAGAAAAAGAAGAAAGAAAAATCTAAAAAGAAAAAGGCTGAAAAAAATCAGTAG
- a CDS encoding RNA recognition motif domain-containing protein gives MNIFISNINYSVKESQLEELFASYGAIQSAKIIMDRETGRSRGFGFVEMPNNDEANTAIESLNGALFQGKNLNVSEARPKEEKPRRSFNNNRY, from the coding sequence ATGAACATTTTTATTTCAAACATTAACTATTCAGTTAAGGAATCTCAATTAGAAGAACTTTTTGCTTCATATGGTGCTATTCAGTCTGCTAAAATTATTATGGACAGAGAGACTGGTCGTTCTCGTGGTTTTGGTTTTGTTGAAATGCCAAACAATGATGAAGCTAACACAGCTATTGAATCTTTAAACGGAGCTTTGTTTCAAGGTAAAAACCTAAACGTTTCTGAAGCAAGACCTAAAGAAGAAAAACCTAGAAGATCATTTAATAATAATAGATACTAG